A region from the Leishmania panamensis strain MHOM/PA/94/PSC-1 chromosome 20 sequence genome encodes:
- a CDS encoding calpain-like cysteine peptidase, putative (TriTrypDB/GeneDB-style sysID: LpmP.20.5350), whose translation MTSQDQHTENAACVDSGEFAPQEQAEGAPGAAEQSLTFADEENPDPPCEVQRAEECPEQSVPLEDLETQVHEAPAPEEYGEELAEHAPQQSHPPQYCPEDSEAQVVPQQAYEEEAPQAYPEETDDYYAAPQHAYEEVAPRYVHAAAPPSAIVKPRTRNVKSVARWEPVEYDPRDGSDDEFELSTCMAPVYEGEGEGGSEDASVLKHGGPDCKGEIMSCFDEPNLLYRIIDPKKKTWAFYNDSLHYEMHVQFTFGKYSKLQPLENTTMRQNEEGQYVMEVVVYPTETEMFAQGSVNGFTSKLCAVPLTDNYHNARRRITEEQVSNEMAAIQQATGSDNAEEVLQACIENGIPFVDPEFPPCQASLDAGAGKPFKPLAWARPEVCVPEEMASQVRLFRGNVRSGCVDAGDLGDSWVMCSVASVSEDPARLMGMFRHPEGKAAAQREHAVGAYRVTFNKNGWWRSVLVDSYLPVSGGKLKYAKSATDPAEIWPAILEKAYAKLHGSYAKICSGDPLHALQDMTGFSVMRFDDSLADKTSNQLFSDLVRGIAVGYTVICSTPGRGPQDNDQDLSEAYAQAGLVTGHAYTILEAKYIESKDLRMVRMRNAWGRGVVWSGGWSDDDTKWDENPDIAEECNFQKADGTFWMSWKDVQKYFNGGGVCFTHQPGYDYRMNCVFTDGVPSAVLEIEVQSPAWFTFVISQDDRRCQVNASEYKPVMISIAEPVEGDMYKVVMNSSANGARPTSDKWTFLQARDISLIHKLDVGKYIVVPRIMPLDDPIEPVPYVLGMICNKEVGNGDVSVMFKRLDADNRVFENFPKFEPELMEVEQPVQYQKRAPGEGFPMTQMGEELL comes from the coding sequence ATGACTTCTCAGGATCAGCATACTGAAAACGCCGCATGTGTCGACAGCGGAGAGTTCGCTCCACAGGAGCAGGCTGAGGGAGCTCCAGGTGCCGCTGAACAAAGCCTGACCTTTGCCGATGAAGAGAACCCTGATCCACCGTGCGAAGTGCAGCGAGCAGAGGAGTGCCCCGAGCAGAGCGTCCCACTTGAGGATCTTGAGACTCAGGTCCATGAGGCCCCTGCTCCCGAGGAGTATGGAGAAGAGCTTGCCGAACACGCACCTCAGCAGTCACATCCTCCTCAATATTGCCCGGAGGACAGCGAGGCCCAGGTAGTCCCGCAGCAGGCttacgaggaggaggctccCCAGGCGTACCCGGAAGAGACCGACGACTACTatgccgcaccgcagcacgcgTACGAAGAGGTGGCCCCTCGCTACgttcacgctgctgcgccgccgagcGCGATCGTGAAGCCGCGGACGCGCAACGTGAAGAGTGTCGCCCGCTGGGAGCCGGTGGAGTACGACCCGCGTGACGGGAGCGACGATGAGTTCGAGCTGTCGACGTGTATGGCGCCGGTATACGagggtgagggtgaggggggcagcgaggACGCAAGCGTGCTCAAGCACGGCGGGCCGGATTGCAAAGGGGAGATCATGTCGTGCTTCGACGAGCCGAACCTGCTGTACCGGATCATTGAcccgaagaagaagacgtgGGCGTTCTACAACGACAGCCTGCACTACGAGATGCATGTGCAGTTCACGTTTGGCAAGTACTCaaagctgcagccgctggagAACACGACGATGCGGCAGAACGAAGAGGGCCAGTACGTGATGGAGGTGGTCGTGTACCCGACGGAGACGGAGATGTTTGCGCAGGGCAGTGTGAACGGGTTCACGAGCAAGCTGTGCGCTGTGCCGCTGACGGACAACTACCATAATGCGCGCCGCAGGAtcacggaggagcaggtgagCAACGAGATGGCTGCGATCCAGCAGGCGACAGGCAGCGACAATGCGGAGGAAGTGCTGCAGGCATGCATCGAGAACGGGATTCCGTTCGTGGACCCCGAGTTCCCGCCATGCCAGGCGTCGCTGGATGCTGGCGCGGGAAAGCCGTTCAAGCCGCTTGCGTGGGCGCGGCCggaggtgtgcgtgccgGAGGAGATGGCGTCGCAGGTGCGGCTGTTCCGCGGGAACGTGAGGTCCGGCTGCGTGGATGCTGGGGACCTCGGTGACTCGTGGGTAATGTGCTCTGTTGCGTCGGTGTCGGAGGATCCTGCGCGACTGATGGGGATGTTCCGCCACCCGGAGGGCAaggctgcggcgcagcgcgaaCACGCTGTTGGCGCGTACCGCGTGACGTTCAACAAAAAtggctggtggcgcagcgtgcTGGTGGACAGCTACCTGCCGGTGTCTGGCGGCAAGCTGAAGTACGCGAAGAGCGCGACGGACCCGGCGGAGATCTGGCCTGCAATCCTGGAGAAGGCGTACGCGAAGCTGCACGGCAGCTACGCGAAGATCTGCTCCGGCGACccgctgcacgcgctgcaggaCATGACCGGGTTCTCGGTGATGCGCTTTGACGACTCGCTGGCGGACAAGACGAGCAACCAGCTCTTCAGCGACCTCGTGCGCGGGATTGCTGTGGGGTACACGGTGATCTGCAGCACGCCCGGGCGCGGGCCGCAGGACAACGACCAGGATCTGTCTGAGGCGTACGCGCAGGCGGGGCTTGTGACCGGGCACGCATACACGATTCTGGAGGCGAAGTACATCGAGAGCAAGGACCTGCGAATGGTGAGGATGCGCAACGCGTGGGGGCGTGGCGTGGTGTGGAGCGGTGGCTGGAGCGACGATGACACGAAGTGGGACGAGAACCCGGACATCGCGGAGGAGTGCAACTTCCAGAAGGCGGACGGGACGTTCTGGATGTCGTGGAAGGACGTGCAGAAGTACTTcaacggtggcggcgtgtgCTTCACGCACCAGCCGGGGTACGACTACCGCATGAATTGCGTGTTCACGGACGGCGTGCCGTCTGCTGTGCTGGAGATCGAGGTGCAATCGCCTGCGTGGTTCACGTTTGTGATTTCGCAGGACGACAGGCGGTGCCAGGTGAACGCGTCGGAGTACAAGCCTGTGATGATCAGCATTGCGGAGCCCGTGGAGGGCGACATGTACAAGGTCGTTATGAACTCCTCGGCGAACGGCGCGCGGCCGACGTCGGACAAGTGGACGTTCCTGCAGGCGCGCGACATCTCGCTGATCCACAAGCTGGACGTTGGGAAGTACATTGTCGTGCCGCGCATCATGCCCTTGGATGACCCGATTGAGCCTGTACCGTACGTGCTGGGGATGATCTGCAACAAGGAGGTTGGCAACGGCGACGTAAGCGTGATGTTCAAGCGCCTGGACGCCGACAACCGCGTGTTTGAGAACTTCCCGAAGTTCGAGCCGGAGctgatggaggtggagcagccGGTACAGTACCAAAAGCGCGCGCCAGGGGAGGGCTTCCCGATGACGCAGATGGGGGAGGAGCTGCTGTAG
- a CDS encoding calpain-like cysteine peptidase, putative (TriTrypDB/GeneDB-style sysID: LpmP.20.5360) has product MSQAGERGEWQENCEEQFTLFSRPQDAEMTTYASKQSETPAPEEYGEELAEHAPQQSHPPQYCPEDSEAQVVPQQAYEEEAPQAYPEETDDYYAAPQHAYEEVAPRYVHAAAPPSAIVKPRTRNVKSVARWEPVEYDPRDGSDDEFELSTCMAPVYEGEGEGGSEDASVLKHGGPDCKGEIMSCFDEPNLLYRIIDPKKKTWAFYNDSLHYEMHVQFTFGKYSKLQPLENTTMRQNEEGQYVMEVVVYPTETEMFAQGSVNGFTSKLCAVPLTDNYHNARRRITEEQVSNEMAAIQQATGSDNAEEVLQACIENGIPFVDPEFPPCQASLDAGAGKPFKPLAWARPEVCVPEEMASQVRLFRGNVRSGCVDAGDLGDSWVMCSVASVSEDPARLMGMFRHPEGKAAAQREHAVGAYRVTFNKNGWWRSVLVDSYLPVSGGKLKYAKSATDPAEIWPAILEKAYAKLHGSYAKICSGDPLHALQDMTGFSVMRFDDSLADKTSNQLFSDLVRGIAVGYTVICSTPGRGPQDNDQDLSEAYAQAGLVTGHAYTILEAKYIESKDLRMVRMRNAWGRGVVWSGGWSDDDTKWDENPDIAEECNFQKADGTFWMSWKDVQKYFNGGGVCFTHQPGYDYRMNCVFTDGVPSAVLEIEVQSPAWFTFVISQDDRRCQVNASEYKPVMISIAEPVEGDMYKVVMNSSANGARPTSDKWTFLQARDISLIHKLDVGKYIVVPRIMPLDDPIEPVPYVLGMICNKEVGNGDVSVMFKRLDADNRVFENFPKFEPELMEVEQPVQYQKRAPGEGFPMTQMGEELL; this is encoded by the coding sequence ATGTCGCAGGCCGGTGAAAGAGGTGAGTGGCAAGAGAACTGCGAAGAGCAGTTCACATTGTTCTCCAGACCCCAGGACGCAGAGATGACAACGTATGCCAGCAAACAGTCTGAGACCCCTGCTCCCGAGGAGTATGGAGAAGAGCTTGCCGAACACGCACCTCAGCAGTCACATCCTCCTCAATATTGCCCGGAGGACAGCGAGGCCCAGGTAGTCCCGCAGCAGGCttacgaggaggaggctccCCAGGCGTACCCGGAAGAGACCGACGACTACTatgccgcaccgcagcacgcgTACGAAGAGGTGGCCCCTCGCTACgttcacgctgctgcgccgccgagcGCGATCGTGAAGCCGCGGACGCGCAACGTGAAGAGTGTCGCCCGCTGGGAGCCGGTGGAGTACGACCCGCGTGACGGGAGCGACGATGAGTTCGAGCTGTCGACGTGTATGGCGCCGGTATACGagggtgagggtgaggggggcagcgaggACGCAAGCGTGCTCAAGCACGGCGGGCCGGATTGCAAAGGGGAGATCATGTCGTGCTTCGACGAGCCGAACCTGCTGTACCGGATCATTGAcccgaagaagaagacgtgGGCGTTCTACAACGACAGCCTGCACTACGAGATGCATGTGCAGTTCACGTTTGGCAAGTACTCaaagctgcagccgctggagAACACGACGATGCGGCAGAACGAAGAGGGCCAGTACGTGATGGAGGTGGTCGTGTACCCGACGGAGACGGAGATGTTTGCGCAGGGCAGTGTGAACGGGTTCACGAGCAAGCTGTGCGCTGTGCCGCTGACGGACAACTACCATAATGCGCGCCGCAGGAtcacggaggagcaggtgagCAACGAGATGGCTGCGATCCAGCAGGCGACAGGCAGCGACAATGCGGAGGAAGTGCTGCAGGCATGCATCGAGAACGGGATTCCGTTCGTGGACCCCGAGTTCCCGCCATGCCAGGCGTCGCTGGATGCTGGCGCGGGAAAGCCGTTCAAGCCGCTTGCGTGGGCGCGGCCggaggtgtgcgtgccgGAGGAGATGGCGTCGCAGGTGCGGCTGTTCCGCGGGAACGTGAGGTCCGGCTGCGTGGATGCTGGGGACCTCGGTGACTCGTGGGTAATGTGCTCTGTTGCGTCGGTGTCGGAGGATCCTGCGCGACTGATGGGGATGTTCCGCCACCCGGAGGGCAaggctgcggcgcagcgcgaaCACGCTGTTGGCGCGTACCGCGTGACGTTCAACAAAAAtggctggtggcgcagcgtgcTGGTGGACAGCTACCTGCCGGTGTCTGGCGGCAAGCTGAAGTACGCGAAGAGCGCGACGGACCCGGCGGAGATCTGGCCTGCAATCCTGGAGAAGGCGTACGCGAAGCTGCACGGCAGCTACGCGAAGATCTGCTCCGGCGACccgctgcacgcgctgcaggaCATGACCGGGTTCTCGGTGATGCGCTTTGACGACTCGCTGGCGGACAAGACGAGCAACCAGCTCTTCAGCGACCTCGTGCGCGGGATTGCTGTGGGGTACACGGTGATCTGCAGCACGCCCGGGCGCGGGCCGCAGGACAACGACCAGGATCTGTCTGAGGCGTACGCGCAGGCGGGGCTTGTGACCGGGCACGCATACACGATTCTGGAGGCGAAGTACATCGAGAGCAAGGACCTGCGAATGGTGAGGATGCGCAACGCGTGGGGGCGTGGCGTGGTGTGGAGCGGTGGCTGGAGCGACGATGACACGAAGTGGGACGAGAACCCGGACATCGCGGAGGAGTGCAACTTCCAGAAGGCGGACGGGACGTTCTGGATGTCGTGGAAGGACGTGCAGAAGTACTTcaacggtggcggcgtgtgCTTCACGCACCAGCCGGGGTACGACTACCGCATGAATTGCGTGTTCACGGACGGCGTGCCGTCTGCTGTGCTGGAGATCGAGGTGCAATCGCCTGCGTGGTTCACGTTTGTGATTTCGCAGGACGACAGGCGGTGCCAGGTGAACGCGTCGGAGTACAAGCCTGTGATGATCAGCATTGCGGAGCCCGTGGAGGGCGACATGTACAAGGTCGTTATGAACTCCTCGGCGAACGGCGCGCGGCCGACGTCGGACAAGTGGACGTTCCTGCAGGCGCGCGACATCTCGCTGATCCACAAGCTGGACGTTGGGAAGTACATTGTCGTGCCGCGCATCATGCCCTTGGATGACCCGATTGAGCCTGTACCGTACGTGCTGGGGATGATCTGCAACAAGGAGGTTGGCAACGGCGACGTAAGCGTGATGTTCAAGCGCCTGGACGCCGACAACCGCGTGTTTGAGAACTTCCCGAAGTTCGAGCCGGAGctgatggaggtggagcagccGGTACAGTACCAAAAGCGCGCGCCAGGGGAGGGCTTCCCGATGACGCAGATGGGGGAGGAGCTGCTGTAG